A region of Planktomarina temperata RCA23 DNA encodes the following proteins:
- the ffh gene encoding signal recognition particle protein, which translates to MFENLSERLGGVFDRLTKQGALSEEDVKTALREVRVALLEADVSLPVAREFIKKVQSKATGSAVTKSITPGQQVVKIVHDALIDTLRGEGEPGDLKIDNPPAAILMVGLQGSGKTTTTGKLAKRLAGREGKKVLMASLDIYRPAAMEQLAILGAQVGVDTLPIVAGETAVQIAKRAKQQATLGGYDVYMLDTAGRLQIDETLMQEVEDVRDAVEPRETLLVVDGLTGQVAVEVAEEFDGKIGISGVVLTRMDGDGRGGAALSMRAVTGKPIKFVGSGEKMDALETFEPERIAGRILGMGDIVALVEKAQETLEAEQAERMMRRLQKGMFNMNDLRSQLEQMQKMGGMQGLMGMMPGMAKMKGKIDQAGLDDSLLKRQIALINSMTKKERANPALLQASRKKRIAAGAGLEVSDLNKLLKQHRQMSDMMKKIGKKGGLGALKGMLGGQGAPSQAELAAAQEQIASGAMGGLPKGMSLPKGMGGLGGGLPGGLSGLGKKK; encoded by the coding sequence ATGTTTGAAAATCTATCCGAACGCCTTGGTGGTGTATTTGATCGGCTGACCAAGCAAGGTGCGCTGTCGGAAGAGGATGTGAAAACAGCCCTGCGTGAGGTGCGCGTTGCGCTCCTAGAGGCCGATGTCAGCCTGCCTGTTGCCCGCGAATTCATTAAGAAAGTTCAAAGCAAAGCCACTGGATCGGCTGTCACAAAATCAATCACCCCCGGCCAGCAAGTGGTCAAGATCGTCCATGACGCTCTGATTGACACGCTGCGCGGTGAAGGCGAACCGGGTGATCTGAAGATCGACAACCCACCCGCTGCGATTTTGATGGTGGGTCTGCAAGGCTCCGGTAAAACCACGACCACCGGGAAACTGGCAAAACGCTTGGCCGGCCGCGAAGGTAAAAAGGTACTGATGGCCTCATTGGACATCTACCGCCCCGCCGCGATGGAACAACTCGCGATTTTGGGTGCGCAGGTGGGTGTTGATACCCTGCCCATCGTCGCCGGTGAAACCGCAGTCCAAATTGCCAAACGTGCCAAACAGCAGGCCACATTGGGCGGCTACGACGTCTATATGCTCGACACTGCCGGGCGTCTGCAAATCGACGAAACCCTGATGCAGGAAGTTGAGGATGTGCGCGATGCGGTCGAGCCGCGTGAAACACTCCTCGTCGTCGATGGGTTAACAGGCCAAGTGGCCGTAGAAGTCGCCGAAGAATTTGACGGCAAAATCGGCATCTCTGGCGTGGTTCTCACCCGTATGGATGGGGACGGTCGCGGTGGTGCGGCGCTGTCAATGCGTGCGGTCACCGGCAAGCCGATCAAATTTGTAGGCTCCGGCGAAAAAATGGATGCGTTGGAAACTTTCGAGCCCGAGCGCATCGCGGGACGCATTTTGGGCATGGGCGATATCGTCGCTTTGGTCGAAAAGGCACAAGAAACGCTTGAGGCTGAACAAGCCGAACGGATGATGCGCCGCCTGCAAAAGGGCATGTTCAACATGAACGATCTGCGCAGCCAGCTTGAGCAAATGCAAAAAATGGGTGGTATGCAGGGCCTGATGGGCATGATGCCCGGCATGGCAAAAATGAAGGGCAAGATTGATCAAGCCGGCCTCGATGACAGCCTGTTAAAGCGCCAAATTGCCTTGATCAATTCCATGACAAAAAAAGAGCGAGCCAATCCCGCTTTGCTGCAAGCCAGCCGAAAAAAGCGGATCGCAGCGGGGGCGGGGCTTGAGGTGAGTGATCTCAATAAATTGCTCAAACAGCATCGCCAAATGTCAGATATGATGAAGAAAATTGGCAAAAAAGGCGGGTTGGGCGCTCTCAAGGGCATGCTCGGCGGCCAGGGCGCCCCAAGTCAAGCAGAGCTTGCCGCAGCACAAGAGCAAATCGCCAGTGGCGCTATGGGCGGCCTGCCCAAAGGCATGAGCTTGCCCAAAGGAATGGGCGGATTGGGCGGCGGTTTGCCCGGTGGCCTGAGCGGTTTGGGAAAAAAGAAATGA
- a CDS encoding chorismate mutase — protein sequence MTDDTTRAAELLKSHRESIDRLDAILVYTLGERFAHTQAVGQLKAKHALPPSDPARETQQITRLQDLAQRADLDPEFAKKFLNFIVQEVIQNHKTYQE from the coding sequence ATGACGGACGATACCACACGCGCCGCAGAGCTGCTGAAATCACACCGCGAGAGCATTGATCGCTTGGATGCCATCTTGGTTTATACTCTGGGCGAGCGTTTTGCCCACACCCAAGCCGTGGGGCAGCTCAAAGCCAAACATGCTCTACCACCATCGGATCCCGCCCGTGAGACGCAACAAATTACCCGTCTGCAAGATCTGGCGCAACGCGCCGATCTCGACCCCGAATTCGCCAAGAAATTTCTGAACTTTATTGTTCAAGAAGTCATCCAGAACCACAAAACTTATCAAGAATAG
- the rpsP gene encoding 30S ribosomal protein S16: protein MAMKIRLARGGSKKRPFYRVVAADARMPRDGRFIEKLGTYNPLLAKDSEERVKLDIERIQHWLGQGAQPTDRVSRMLEAAGVIPAKTRNNPIKAKPGKKAIERAEEKAAKAATPVEEAAPAEEAAAEE, encoded by the coding sequence ATGGCTATGAAAATCCGTTTGGCCCGTGGTGGGTCCAAAAAGCGCCCCTTTTACCGTGTTGTTGCTGCTGATGCGCGCATGCCGCGCGATGGTCGCTTTATCGAAAAACTGGGCACATATAACCCACTTTTGGCCAAGGACAGCGAAGAGCGCGTAAAGCTCGACATTGAGCGCATTCAGCACTGGCTCGGTCAAGGTGCACAGCCAACAGATCGTGTGTCCCGTATGCTAGAAGCCGCAGGCGTGATCCCGGCCAAAACACGCAACAACCCAATCAAAGCCAAACCTGGCAAGAAAGCCATTGAGCGCGCTGAAGAAAAAGCCGCAAAAGCGGCCACTCCAGTGGAAGAAGCGGCCCCTGCAGAAGAAGCCGCCGCAGAAGAGTAA
- the rimM gene encoding ribosome maturation factor RimM (Essential for efficient processing of 16S rRNA) → MTALICVGMIAGAYGVRGELRVKSYCATPSDIENYAPLLDESGTRSFELSLIGQIKNGFSARIIGVETKEQADMLRSTQLFARREDLPALPDDEYYYSDLIGLQVCDTGGVEIGHVKSVMNHGADDLLEVTVPGASDTALIPFTKAIVPTVELAARRIVIDPPEGLL, encoded by the coding sequence ATGACAGCTTTGATCTGTGTTGGCATGATTGCAGGTGCTTATGGAGTGCGCGGCGAATTGCGAGTGAAAAGCTATTGCGCCACTCCAAGCGATATTGAAAACTACGCACCTTTACTCGATGAATCCGGGACTCGCAGCTTTGAGCTGTCGTTGATCGGCCAAATCAAAAACGGGTTTTCAGCCCGGATCATTGGGGTGGAGACCAAAGAACAAGCCGATATGCTGCGCAGCACACAGCTGTTCGCCCGCCGCGAAGATTTGCCGGCTTTGCCAGATGATGAATATTATTATTCAGATTTGATCGGCCTGCAGGTCTGCGACACCGGCGGAGTTGAAATTGGCCATGTGAAATCCGTGATGAACCACGGCGCCGATGATTTGCTTGAGGTGACAGTTCCCGGTGCGTCAGATACGGCCTTAATCCCCTTTACCAAGGCGATTGTGCCCACTGTAGAGCTGGCGGCGCGGCGAATTGTTATTGACCCGCCTGAAGGGTTGCTATGA
- the trmD gene encoding tRNA (guanosine(37)-N1)-methyltransferase TrmD, whose translation MTAPSKSHGRKSIRATLKPRTLDGETPDLAGVWRADVITLFPDLFPGVLGASLTGKGLKDDKWQLHTHDLRPYGEGKHRNVDDTPAGGGAGMVMRADVLGRALSDILLRRPPCPIIYMSPRGRPLTQARAQALADGPGAVVLCGRFEGIDQRVIDHFKIEEISIGDYVLSGGELAAQVMLDAAVRLIPGVLGNQASTEQESFSNGLLEHPQYTRPPVWEGREIPPVLLSGDHGKVAQWQAEQSEALTQDRRPDLWEKYRK comes from the coding sequence ATGACCGCACCCAGCAAATCTCATGGGCGTAAGTCGATCCGTGCAACGCTCAAACCCCGGACCCTGGACGGCGAAACGCCAGATTTGGCCGGTGTCTGGCGTGCGGATGTGATCACACTTTTTCCTGATCTATTCCCTGGCGTTCTGGGCGCCTCCCTCACCGGGAAGGGTCTAAAAGACGACAAGTGGCAATTGCACACCCATGATCTGCGCCCCTATGGCGAGGGCAAGCATCGCAATGTTGATGACACCCCAGCCGGCGGGGGCGCAGGTATGGTCATGCGTGCCGATGTATTGGGTCGCGCCTTGTCGGATATATTGCTGCGTCGCCCGCCCTGCCCAATCATCTACATGTCGCCCCGCGGCCGTCCCTTGACCCAAGCGCGCGCGCAAGCTCTGGCCGATGGGCCCGGCGCTGTGGTCCTATGTGGCCGGTTTGAAGGAATAGATCAAAGGGTGATTGATCACTTCAAAATCGAAGAAATCAGCATTGGGGACTATGTGCTCTCCGGTGGCGAGTTGGCGGCGCAGGTGATGCTCGACGCCGCTGTCCGCCTCATTCCCGGCGTGTTGGGCAACCAGGCCAGCACAGAGCAAGAGAGCTTTTCCAACGGCCTGTTGGAGCACCCGCAATACACACGCCCGCCCGTTTGGGAGGGACGTGAAATCCCGCCTGTGTTGCTGTCTGGTGATCATGGCAAGGTGGCACAATGGCAGGCCGAACAATCCGAAGCCCTCACCCAAGACCGCCGGCCAGATCTTTGGGAAAAATATCGGAAATAA
- the rplS gene encoding 50S ribosomal protein L19, which yields MNLIAQLEAEQIAALGKDIPDFKAGDTVRVGFKVTEGTRSRVQNYEGVCIARNNGVGIAGSFTVRKISFGEGVERVFPLHSTNIDNITVVRRGRVRRAKLYYLRDRRGKSARIAEQTNYKPKS from the coding sequence ATGAATCTGATTGCACAATTAGAGGCGGAACAAATTGCCGCCCTCGGGAAAGACATTCCCGATTTCAAAGCCGGTGACACCGTGCGTGTTGGTTTTAAAGTAACCGAGGGCACCAGAAGCCGGGTTCAGAACTACGAAGGCGTATGTATCGCACGCAACAATGGCGTCGGTATCGCAGGATCGTTCACTGTTCGTAAGATTTCGTTTGGTGAAGGCGTGGAACGTGTGTTCCCTCTGCATTCCACAAACATTGACAACATCACCGTTGTCCGCCGTGGTCGCGTACGTCGCGCCAAGCTGTATTACCTCCGGGATCGTCGTGGTAAATCCGCACGTATCGCAGAGCAAACCAACTATAAACCCAAGTCTTAA
- the rpmE gene encoding 50S ribosomal protein L31, with the protein MKKDTHPDYHFINVKMTNGDIVQMRSTYGADGDQLSLDIDPSVHPAWTGGGARLMDTGGRVSKFKKKYEGLGF; encoded by the coding sequence ATGAAAAAAGATACCCATCCAGACTATCACTTCATCAATGTCAAAATGACCAATGGCGACATCGTACAAATGCGCTCCACCTATGGTGCAGATGGCGATCAGCTGTCTTTGGACATCGACCCCTCCGTGCATCCAGCTTGGACCGGTGGCGGCGCGCGTTTGATGGACACTGGCGGCCGTGTGTCAAAGTTCAAAAAGAAATACGAAGGTTTGGGCTTCTAA
- a CDS encoding division plane positioning ATPase MipZ: MAHIIVVGNEKGGSGKSTTTMHLATALARMGHRVGGLDLDLRQKTFGQYVTNRIRYAAQSDITLQSPNYIDLPEIAEADLNPGENLMDRRLSAAVELLEPESDFIVIDCPGSHTRLSQMAHAMANTLITPLNDSFVDFDLLAKIESDGITVKGPSVYSEMVWSARQLRAKAGLAPLDWIVVRNRLGTQNMINKQKMGDAIALLAKRIGFRVAPGFGERVIFRELFPRGLTLLDLKDVGINQLSISNIAARQELRELVKALNLPNVSVAF, encoded by the coding sequence ATGGCGCATATTATTGTCGTGGGCAACGAAAAGGGTGGTTCCGGCAAGTCGACCACAACCATGCATCTGGCCACGGCTTTGGCGCGTATGGGTCACCGGGTGGGCGGTCTGGATTTGGACTTACGCCAGAAAACATTCGGCCAATATGTCACCAACCGTATCCGCTATGCAGCCCAAAGCGACATCACGCTCCAATCGCCCAATTACATTGATTTACCTGAAATTGCCGAAGCCGATCTTAACCCAGGTGAAAACCTGATGGACCGCCGCCTTTCGGCCGCTGTAGAACTGCTGGAGCCAGAGTCTGATTTCATCGTGATTGATTGTCCAGGCAGCCACACGCGCCTGTCTCAAATGGCCCATGCTATGGCCAATACCCTTATCACACCGCTTAATGACAGCTTCGTCGACTTTGATCTTCTGGCAAAAATTGAGAGTGATGGGATCACGGTAAAAGGCCCATCTGTCTATTCCGAAATGGTGTGGAGCGCGCGGCAATTGCGCGCCAAGGCCGGGTTGGCGCCCTTGGATTGGATCGTGGTGCGCAACCGCCTCGGCACGCAAAACATGATCAACAAACAAAAAATGGGAGATGCCATCGCGCTCCTCGCCAAGCGAATCGGGTTTCGCGTGGCGCCCGGATTTGGCGAAAGGGTGATCTTTCGCGAATTATTTCCCCGCGGTCTAACCCTGCTTGATCTCAAGGATGTGGGGATCAATCAATTGAGCATATCCAATATCGCCGCAAGGCAAGAGCTGCGCGAATTGGTCAAGGCCCTAAACCTGCCCAATGTGTCGGTTGCTTTTTAA
- a CDS encoding carbohydrate kinase family protein → MLVVGGDNLIDLIEISRDDAAVSFAGARGGSGYNTARATARQGQDVGFITPIAQDNLGHFLADKMVADGVALLSPRSEKPSSLAVVTLVNGQPSYQFYRGDTAERQVDLPSLNAHFPKNGRAFHLTSLSIIAGADAEAWAEFFVAKHKAGIVTTLDPNVRPMLIEDCESYLARLWYLMWHSDVIKLSDEDLEWIYPELSFEAACEALLAKATAKLTIITKGAEGALGYCNGHRVIVPAHPVGKLIDTVGAGDTFMGTVLSGLNGADLLTQTALSELTQDGLQDLLSRAAKAAAINCGREGCDPPSSAELL, encoded by the coding sequence ATGCTGGTTGTTGGGGGAGACAATTTAATTGATCTCATCGAGATATCGCGCGACGATGCTGCGGTCTCATTCGCGGGTGCCCGTGGCGGCTCTGGTTATAACACGGCCCGCGCGACGGCGCGGCAGGGGCAAGATGTGGGCTTCATTACCCCCATAGCGCAGGATAATCTGGGGCATTTTCTGGCGGATAAAATGGTCGCTGATGGGGTGGCGCTGCTCAGCCCGCGATCAGAAAAACCCTCGTCATTGGCGGTGGTAACTTTGGTCAACGGCCAGCCCAGTTATCAATTTTACCGAGGCGATACGGCTGAACGGCAGGTGGATTTACCCTCTCTCAACGCCCATTTCCCGAAAAATGGCCGCGCTTTTCATCTGACCTCTTTGTCAATCATCGCTGGGGCGGATGCGGAGGCTTGGGCTGAATTTTTTGTTGCGAAACACAAAGCGGGTATCGTCACCACTTTGGATCCCAATGTGCGCCCAATGCTGATTGAGGACTGCGAGTCCTACCTTGCGCGCCTTTGGTATTTGATGTGGCATTCGGATGTCATCAAGCTCAGTGATGAAGACCTGGAGTGGATTTATCCTGAGTTGTCATTTGAAGCGGCTTGCGAGGCCTTGTTGGCCAAGGCCACAGCTAAGCTGACCATCATTACCAAAGGTGCCGAGGGCGCCCTTGGATATTGCAATGGTCACCGGGTCATCGTGCCGGCTCATCCGGTGGGGAAATTGATCGATACGGTTGGCGCTGGGGATACCTTCATGGGAACGGTATTAAGCGGCCTCAACGGTGCAGATCTGCTCACGCAAACCGCCTTGTCAGAGCTGACGCAGGACGGGCTGCAAGACCTTTTGAGCCGGGCTGCCAAAGCGGCTGCGATCAACTGTGGACGTGAAGGCTGTGATCCGCCCAGCAGCGCGGAATTGCTTTAA
- the pobA gene encoding 4-hydroxybenzoate 3-monooxygenase, translated as MSERRTQIVIIGGGPSGLLLSQLLHKRGIQSVVLERKSKDYVLSRIRAGVLERGLLGLMEEAGIGGRMAKEGFAHDGTLISYGDEMFRIDFKELTGHSVMVYGQTEVTRDLYDAREAMGGQIEYNVEEVEIHDLESDAATVTYRKDGQTHKISCDFVAGCDGYHGVSRKTIPSEIRKEYEKIYPFGWLGILSRTPPVSHELIYANSERGFALCSMRNENLSRYYIQCDLTDRPEDWSDAAFWAELKRRLPPEVAEKMVTGPSIEKSIAPLRSFVSEPMRWGRLFLCGDAAHIVPPTGAKGLNTAASDVHYLYNGLRQFYETGDAAGIDGYSELALARVWKAERFSWWFSSLMHRYPEQSAFDFKMQLAEIEFLRSNRAAQQAMAENYVGLPY; from the coding sequence ATGAGTGAGCGTAGGACACAAATTGTCATTATCGGCGGCGGCCCTTCCGGGCTGCTTTTGTCGCAATTGCTGCATAAACGCGGCATTCAATCGGTGGTATTGGAGCGAAAATCTAAAGACTATGTGCTCAGCCGTATTCGCGCGGGCGTCTTGGAACGCGGTCTGCTCGGGCTGATGGAGGAGGCCGGGATCGGTGGCCGTATGGCCAAGGAAGGCTTCGCCCATGACGGCACGCTCATCTCTTACGGCGATGAGATGTTTCGCATCGATTTCAAAGAGCTGACTGGGCATTCCGTCATGGTTTATGGGCAAACTGAGGTCACCCGAGATCTTTATGATGCGCGCGAAGCTATGGGCGGTCAAATTGAGTATAATGTGGAAGAGGTAGAGATTCACGATCTTGAAAGCGACGCGGCCACTGTCACCTATCGCAAAGACGGGCAAACCCATAAGATCAGCTGTGATTTCGTGGCCGGCTGTGATGGGTATCACGGGGTTAGTCGCAAAACCATTCCGAGCGAGATTCGCAAAGAATATGAGAAAATCTACCCCTTTGGCTGGCTTGGAATTTTGTCGCGCACGCCTCCGGTCAGCCATGAGCTGATCTACGCAAACTCCGAACGTGGATTCGCACTTTGCTCTATGCGCAACGAAAACCTCAGCCGCTACTACATTCAATGCGACCTCACCGACCGACCAGAGGATTGGAGCGATGCGGCCTTTTGGGCCGAATTGAAACGCCGGCTACCACCAGAGGTCGCGGAAAAAATGGTCACGGGTCCTTCGATAGAGAAAAGCATCGCACCTCTGCGGTCATTTGTCAGCGAGCCAATGCGTTGGGGCCGCTTGTTCCTCTGCGGCGATGCGGCCCATATCGTGCCGCCCACCGGCGCAAAAGGCCTCAATACAGCCGCCTCTGATGTGCATTATCTTTATAATGGCTTGCGGCAGTTTTACGAGACAGGCGATGCGGCGGGGATTGATGGCTACTCCGAGCTGGCCCTGGCCCGGGTTTGGAAGGCCGAACGCTTCAGCTGGTGGTTCTCATCGCTCATGCATCGCTATCCAGAACAAAGCGCCTTTGATTTTAAGATGCAGCTGGCAGAAATAGAATTCTTGCGCAGCAATCGTGCCGCGCAACAAGCTATGGCTGAAAACTATGTGGGCCTACCCTATTGA
- the kynU gene encoding kynureninase: protein MTDFAKTRQMFDIPPGVIYLNGNSLGPMPKAAPNAINSFLMDEWRTELVRGWNTKNWFMQSNTLGDRLGRLIGAPAGSTVVGDTLSIRVFQAVAAALALAPDRRVILSDSGNFPTDLYMVEGLMGLRDVGYELRTPAPEDVLDHITEEVATVMVTEVDYRSGRKHDMQAIIKKAHSVGATVVWDLAHSIGAIPVDMYGTNADFAVGCTYKFLNSGPGGPAFIYVAPRLIDQVAPVLSGWFAHEAPFAFDLNFRPMPGKIDRMRIGTPSIAAFSLLGAALDIWDGVDMLDLRARSIELSEALISGVEAKCPGLTLASPRDPEQRGSHVAFKFEHGYACMQALIAQGVIGDFRAPNIMRFGITPLFTSLEDITQAVDILANILTEKTWQNPEFQSKALVT from the coding sequence ATGACCGATTTTGCGAAGACCCGACAGATGTTCGATATTCCACCCGGTGTGATCTATCTCAACGGAAATTCACTTGGACCTATGCCAAAAGCGGCTCCCAATGCGATCAACAGCTTTTTAATGGATGAATGGCGCACGGAATTGGTCCGGGGCTGGAACACGAAAAACTGGTTCATGCAGAGCAATACGCTCGGTGATAGGTTGGGGCGTTTGATCGGTGCCCCTGCAGGCAGTACCGTGGTCGGAGACACGCTCTCAATAAGGGTCTTCCAAGCGGTCGCCGCTGCACTCGCCTTGGCCCCCGACCGCCGGGTAATCCTGTCAGACAGCGGCAACTTCCCCACAGATCTTTACATGGTTGAAGGGCTCATGGGTTTGCGTGATGTGGGCTACGAACTGCGCACCCCTGCACCTGAGGATGTTTTGGATCATATCACCGAAGAGGTGGCCACCGTCATGGTCACAGAGGTTGATTACCGCAGCGGCCGCAAACATGACATGCAGGCCATTATCAAAAAAGCACATAGCGTTGGTGCAACGGTGGTTTGGGACTTGGCCCATTCCATCGGTGCTATTCCTGTTGATATGTATGGCACAAATGCCGATTTTGCAGTCGGATGCACCTATAAATTCCTAAATTCGGGCCCCGGCGGACCCGCTTTCATCTATGTCGCACCCCGCTTGATCGATCAGGTGGCGCCCGTGCTCTCAGGCTGGTTTGCGCATGAGGCACCTTTTGCTTTTGATCTCAACTTCCGTCCGATGCCCGGAAAAATTGATCGCATGCGGATCGGCACCCCTTCAATTGCGGCCTTCTCTTTGCTTGGGGCCGCGTTGGATATTTGGGATGGGGTAGATATGTTGGATTTGCGCGCCCGGTCAATTGAGCTTTCAGAAGCCCTGATTTCCGGTGTTGAAGCCAAATGCCCCGGCTTAACCCTCGCCAGCCCCCGCGATCCCGAGCAGCGCGGCAGCCATGTGGCTTTCAAGTTTGAACATGGCTATGCCTGTATGCAAGCTCTGATTGCGCAGGGGGTCATCGGAGATTTTAGAGCGCCTAATATAATGCGCTTTGGCATCACACCCTTATTCACCAGCTTGGAAGATATCACCCAAGCAGTTGATATTTTGGCCAATATATTAACTGAAAAAACTTGGCAGAACCCAGAATTTCAAAGTAAAGCCTTGGTGACCTAA
- a CDS encoding GntR family transcriptional regulator, protein MTSAATTVGSSVYLKIKSDIITGALTPGKKLKLDALKVQYSASVSTLRETLNRLASDGFVDAPEQRGFLVRTMSNEDLIELSNLRVLLQCAALKASLAFGDENWEGNLVSAHHKLAMTGKKIMAGEDVSLERQLHYDWEFHFALVRACNSRHMIAVFQNIYEKHIGYQLVLRNYRWAKALEEQHLIFEAALARDAEAATEHLKSHLRKSLSFSLAAN, encoded by the coding sequence ATGACGAGTGCCGCGACAACGGTCGGATCTTCGGTTTATTTGAAGATTAAATCCGACATTATCACCGGCGCTCTAACGCCGGGGAAAAAGCTGAAATTAGACGCCTTAAAAGTGCAGTACTCAGCCAGTGTTTCAACCTTAAGGGAAACACTTAACCGGCTGGCTAGTGATGGTTTTGTGGACGCGCCCGAGCAACGCGGTTTTTTGGTTCGTACAATGTCCAACGAGGACCTGATTGAGCTGTCCAATCTCCGCGTATTACTGCAATGTGCTGCTCTCAAAGCCTCCTTGGCTTTTGGTGATGAAAATTGGGAGGGCAATCTGGTCTCTGCCCACCACAAATTGGCCATGACTGGCAAGAAAATTATGGCCGGCGAGGACGTTTCTCTAGAACGCCAACTGCACTATGATTGGGAGTTTCATTTTGCCTTGGTGCGGGCCTGCAACTCTCGGCACATGATCGCAGTCTTCCAAAATATTTACGAAAAACACATTGGCTACCAACTGGTGCTGCGCAATTATCGCTGGGCAAAAGCCCTTGAAGAACAGCACCTGATTTTTGAAGCCGCACTCGCGCGTGACGCCGAGGCGGCAACAGAACATTTGAAATCCCATTTGCGTAAAAGCCTTTCTTTCTCCCTCGCAGCCAATTAA
- the yghU gene encoding glutathione-dependent disulfide-bond oxidoreductase, translating to MAYTPPATWTWDAQNGGKFSNINRPIAGATFDKELPLGQHPLQLYSQGTPNGVKVTAMLEELLALGHEGAEYDAWLIPISEGAQFGSGFVGLNPNSKIPAMLDQDTGLRIFESGSILIYLAEKFGEFLPKDIAQRTETLNWLFWLHGSAPYLGGGFGHFYAYAPEKFEYPINRFSMEAKRQLDVLDRNLAERQFLAGDSYSIADIATAPWYGALVKGLLYNAAEFLHVTSYKNVTRWADEIFARPAFQRGRMVNRTHGPAAERLAERHSASDFDTQNKA from the coding sequence ATGGCCTATACCCCTCCCGCGACTTGGACATGGGACGCCCAAAATGGCGGCAAATTCAGCAACATCAACCGACCGATTGCCGGAGCAACCTTCGACAAAGAGCTTCCGCTTGGCCAGCACCCTTTGCAGTTATATTCTCAAGGTACGCCCAATGGTGTGAAGGTCACAGCGATGCTTGAGGAGCTGCTCGCGCTTGGGCATGAAGGGGCGGAATATGACGCCTGGCTGATCCCCATCAGCGAAGGGGCCCAGTTTGGCAGCGGTTTTGTTGGCCTCAACCCCAATTCCAAAATTCCAGCCATGCTGGACCAAGACACTGGGCTTCGTATCTTCGAAAGTGGATCAATTTTGATTTATCTGGCCGAAAAATTTGGGGAATTTCTTCCCAAGGATATCGCCCAGCGTACCGAAACATTGAATTGGTTATTTTGGCTCCATGGATCTGCCCCCTATTTGGGTGGCGGCTTTGGCCATTTTTACGCCTATGCACCAGAAAAGTTTGAATATCCCATCAACCGCTTCTCAATGGAGGCGAAACGCCAACTCGATGTGCTCGACCGCAACTTGGCAGAGCGGCAATTTTTGGCCGGAGACAGCTATTCCATCGCAGATATCGCGACCGCGCCATGGTACGGTGCCTTGGTCAAAGGCCTGCTCTATAATGCGGCAGAGTTCCTTCATGTGACCAGCTACAAAAACGTGACGCGTTGGGCCGATGAGATCTTTGCCCGCCCTGCCTTTCAGCGCGGCCGCATGGTCAACCGCACCCATGGGCCGGCCGCTGAACGTCTGGCGGAGCGTCACAGCGCAAGCGATTTTGACACCCAAAACAAGGCATAA